In one window of Vanrija pseudolonga chromosome 5, complete sequence DNA:
- the COX13 gene encoding Cytochrome c oxidase subunit 6A, mitochondrial: MIRPVLRTSVRAARTFSTEAGAAGNDFVAQRAAVKAHAKDTTALWRNISFFACIPAIIGGSFWAYKLEADHHHHLEHLKEENGGELPHPPAYEYLNIRIKPFPWGMQSLFFNPDVNQKVESA; this comes from the exons ATGATCCGCCCCGTCCTCCGCACCTctgtccgcgccgcccgcaccttctccaccgaggccggcgccgccggtaACGACTTTgttgcccagcgcgccgccgtcaaggccCACGCCAAGG ACACCACCGCCCTCTGGCGCAACATCTC GTTCTTCGCCTGCATCCCCGCCATCATCGGCGGCTCGTTCTGGGCGtacaagctcgaggccgaccaccaccaccacctcgagcacctcaaggaggagaacggcggcgagctcccccaccccccggCTTACGAGTACCTCAACATCCG CATCAAGCCCTTCCCTTGGGGCATGCAGTCGCTCTTCTTCAAC CCCGACGTTAACCAGAAGGTCGAGAGCGCTTAA
- the sec63 gene encoding Translocation protein sec63: MPGISYDDSGSLASYFGVTTLALLLLPATWYTLRPAPRDKLHSLCDCSECVANNKRKRKLRSSANSGRLAWYLLFVIIGWAVFAYLAYGLYIAGPGAGNTVYNPFEILGIADSATEKEIKKHYKRLSLQFHPDKIKLGENETMADAEAKFVDLTKAYKSLTDETIRENLVKYGNPDGPQQREDKIAIPKWVVEGQSSAWVLLAYGVVLGLGIPFVVGRWWFRQRALTRDGILNGTAEAFFHQVHEDSDVVNLLTVLSTAHEFRPVLEGKRSGSKKQRKERQARIEELEKVIEEKREELLIEESPTIRVDSRATVNTAVARRARALLWAHLLRLELEPELQEEQLAVIRLLPPLLNGLTNIALAHNWLKASLACYHLQSSLVQAVPVGTSPIAELPGISLKEAQEISITKDAEGRRWLERYIKADVTGHDEANKIAKKTVKLEVVSAEFKVTGEKTVTPGSIVNLVTKLRYVYPNTVTVSNGTAAVRGDSVEAVEGAVEPKEGELDEKKELKEKLAIVDEKKKKAEPAPTPKKSGKAPKPTPQGYAHAPHWPADRKAQCFVLLGDSKLDKVIVQPMRVADIPLPNADGTPAEPKEYSLQFQAPPSANLYSFVQYLSSDTFVGADVARPIMLRVDEATEVESDDDDISEPEEDSLAGQMALMRGGKVKPSGVHGGGDGDESEYETDTSSDEEGPRRGRAINEDTDSDSD, translated from the exons ATGCCCGGCATCTCGTACGACGACTCGGGATCACTCGCCTCGTACTTTGGCGTCACCACTcttgccctcctcctgctgccAGCCACCTGGTACACCCTTCGCCCAGCACCACGGG ATAAGCTCCACTCTCTATGCGACTGCTCAGAATGTGTGGCCAACAACAAGCGTAAGCGCAAGCTGCGGTCCAGCGCAAACTCCGGCCGCCTGGCCTGGTACTTGCTCTTTGTGATCATCGGATGGGCAGTCTTCGCCTACCTGGCCTACGGGCTGTACATTGCCGGTCCTGGCGCTGGCAACACGGTCTACAACCCCTTTGAGATCCTTGGCATCGCAGACAGCGCAACAGAAAAGGAGATTAAGAAGCACTACAAGAGGCTCTCGCTCCAATT CCACCCCGACAAGatcaagctcggcgagaaTGAGACGATGgcagacgccgaggccaagttTGTCGACCTTACCAAGGCCTACAAGTCGCTCACCGACGAGACCATCCGCGAGAACCTCGTCAAGTACGGCAACCCCGACGGAccccagcagcgcgaggacaAGATTGCCATCCCCAAGTGGGTCGTCGAGGGCCAGAGCTCGGCCTGGGTTCTCCTCGCCTAcggtgtcgtcctcggcctcggtatTCCTTTCGTTGTTGGCCGCTGGTGGTTCCGCCAGCGTGCCCTTACCCGTGACGGCATCCTGAACGGCACTGCCGAGGCCTTCTTCCACCAGGTGCACGAGGACTCGGACGTTGTCAACCTCCTCACTGTTCTGTCCACCGCTCACGAGTTCCGTCCCGTTCTGGAAGGCAAGCGCAGCGGGTCGAAGAAGCAGCGCAAGGAGCGCCAGGCACGcatcgaggagctggagaaGGTCATtgaggagaagcgcgaggagctgctcaTCGAGGAGAGCCCCACGATCCGAGTCGACTCGCGCGCTACCGTCAACActgccgtcgcccgccgcgcgcgtgcgcttCTCTGggcccacctcctccgcctcgagctcgagcccgagctccaggaggagcagctcgccgttATCCGCCTCCTTCCCCCTCTCCTCAACGGTCTTACCAACATTGCTCTCGCTCACAACTGGCTCAAGGCGTCGCTCGCATGCTACCATCTCCAGTCGTCTCTCGTTCAGGCCGTTCCTGTCGGCACCTCGcccatcgccgagctccccGGTATCTCGCTCAAGGAGGCCCAGGAGATTTCGATCACTAAGGACGCTGAGGGACGCCGCTGGCTTGAGCGTTACATCAAGGCTGACGTCACTGGACACGATGAGGCCAACAAGATTGCCAAGAAGACTgtcaagctcgaggtcgtgagCGCCGAGTTCAAGGTCACTGGCGAGAAGACTGTCACCCCCGGCTCGATTGTCAACCTGGTCACCAAGCTCCGCTACGTCTACCCCAACACTGTCACCGTCTCCAACGGCACCGCCGCTGTGCGTGGCGACTcggtcgaggctgtcgagggcgccgtcgagcccaaGGAGGGAGAATTGGATgagaagaaggagctcaaggagaagcTCGCGATTGtggacgagaagaagaagaaggccgagccAGCGCCCACGCCGAAGAAGAGCGGCAAGGCGCCCAAACCCACCCCTCAGGGCTACGCCCACGCTCCCCACTGGCCAGCAGACCGCAAGGCGCAGTGCTTTGTTCTGCTGGGCGActccaagctcgacaaggtcatTGTCCAGCCcatgcgcgtcgccgacattCCCCTCcccaacgccgacggcacACCTGCCGAGCCCAAGGAGTACAGCCTCCAGTTCCAGGCGCCGCCATCGGCCAACCTGTACTCGTTTGTGCAGTACTTGTCGAGCGACACGTTTGTCGGGGCCGACGTTGCGCGCCCGATCAtgctgcgcgtcgacgaggcgaccgaggtcgagagcgacgacgacgacatttCAGAGCCAGAGGAGGACTCGCTTGCCGGCCAGATGGCGCTGatgcgcggcggcaaggtcaagcCGTCAGGAGTGCacggtggcggcgatggAGACGAGAGCGAGTACGAGACAGACACGTCAagtgacgaggagggcccgcgccgcggccgtgcgATCAACGAGGATACGGACAGCGATAGCGACTAA
- the rhp51 gene encoding DNA repair protein rhp51, protein MLLKRLPLPAHLQPLVPLLAPAFAGFGAAGVDDALAAFGVGVLQLAGPPRVGKTLLALHAALRVLLADAEATAHWLDTEGAFNASRAAAVLAAYGVEGEEAGAVLDRLTVSRVFTPDALFDVLGGIDARAKVLVLDNAGALFRDGLMGSSAEGHATMVSAMETLASLTHTRGLLTLVLNATASASPTNPASVFTATTLKPALGASFPFTCDVELLLQDSARVFGLADEGERERAGKAGLRIVVEVVKSRVSTSGVWAVVDTDGTALFDVVPPPRDDETTAARSAGYITGRPAIGPLAATLAGGSNKPNQRAILRAHQVGLEADAAAARGRGTANAGPR, encoded by the exons ATGCTACTAAAGCGCCTGCCCCTCCCAGCACACCTACAACCCCTCGTCCCGCTGCTCG cgccagcgtttgcgggcttcggcgccgccggtgtGGACGACGCGTTGGCTGCGTtcggggtcggcgtgctgcagctcgctgggccgccgcgcgtgggCAAGACG TTACTCGCGCTGCATGCTGCGTTGCGGGTGCTCCTTGCCGATGCGGAGGCCACGGCACACTGGCTCGACACGGAGGGCGCGTTCAACGCGtctcgcgcggcggccgtgctcgcaGCCTACGGTGTCGAG GGCGAGGAAGCTGGCGCTGTGCTCGACCGCCTGACCGTCTCCCGCGTCTtcacgcccgacgcgctcTTCGACGTGCTGGGCGGCATCGACGCACGCGCCAAGGTCCTCGTGCTGGACAACGCTGGGGCGCTGTTCCGCGACGGGCTGATGGGGTCAAGTGCGGAGG GCCACGCGACCATGGTGTCCGCGATGGAGACCCTCGCGAGCCTGACTCACACCCGCGGCCTGCTCACGCTCGTCCTCAACGCCACGGCGTCCGCATCTCCTACGAATCCTGCCAGCGTGTTCACCGCCACGACGCTGAAGCCTGCCCTTGGAGCGAGCTTCCCGTTCACatgcgacgtcgagctgctaTTACAGGACTCGGCGCGCGTCTTCGGGCTCGCGGACGagggggagcgcgagcgggccgGCAAGGCTGGTCTTCggatcgtcgtcgaggtggtcaaGAGCCGCGTTTCG ACATCGGGCGTGTGGGCGGTCGTGGATACT GACGGAACCGCTCTCTTCGACGTCGTCCCCCCgccacgcgacgacgagaccacCGCTGCCAGATCAGCGGGGTACATCACCGGCCGCCCAGCAATAGGCCCTCTAGCAGCCACGCTCGCAGGCGGCAGCAACAAGCCGAATCAGCGCGCAATCCTCCGCGCGCACCaggtcgggctcgaggccgacgccgccgctgcacgaGGGAGAGGGACGGCCAATGCGGGGCCCCGATGA